One Magnetococcales bacterium DNA segment encodes these proteins:
- the ispE gene encoding 4-(cytidine 5'-diphospho)-2-C-methyl-D-erythritol kinase, which yields MTRRFRAPAKVNLSLEILGRREDGYHILDSIMAFFPWYDHLEVTCGGSAVTLECHPTVTVAAEENLVHRAAVGLKKKAGITTGVHLALFKEIPHGAGLGGGSSDAALTLLALNRMWQLNWSVDELSLLGVELGADVPFFLGGHAARVGGIGERITPLPGMREWELVVVHPGIMLATAAVYRGITPRMLAQWAQESTLQEEGPESPRWRFENHLEQIARTLTPLIEVVAQQLHAVGARSTLMSGSGSAVFGVFDHGDQAREAATQISRSHPEWRVRQGRTFTIHPFDREWQSGI from the coding sequence CAGGGAGGATGGATACCATATCCTGGACAGTATCATGGCTTTTTTTCCATGGTACGACCATCTGGAGGTCACATGCGGCGGAAGCGCGGTCACCCTGGAATGCCATCCCACGGTAACGGTGGCGGCGGAAGAAAATCTGGTCCATCGTGCCGCGGTCGGACTCAAGAAAAAGGCTGGGATCACGACCGGCGTCCACCTGGCTCTGTTCAAGGAAATTCCCCACGGGGCCGGTTTGGGTGGTGGTTCCTCGGATGCGGCGTTGACGCTCCTGGCGTTGAACCGGATGTGGCAATTGAACTGGTCCGTGGACGAACTGAGCCTTCTCGGAGTGGAACTGGGCGCGGACGTGCCATTCTTTCTTGGCGGACATGCGGCCCGGGTCGGTGGCATCGGTGAACGAATCACCCCTCTGCCCGGGATGCGGGAATGGGAACTGGTTGTCGTTCATCCCGGAATCATGCTCGCCACGGCAGCCGTCTACAGGGGAATCACCCCCCGCATGTTGGCACAATGGGCGCAAGAATCCACCCTCCAGGAAGAAGGCCCGGAGTCTCCGAGATGGCGGTTTGAAAACCACCTGGAACAGATTGCCCGGACGCTGACGCCCCTCATCGAGGTGGTCGCGCAACAGTTGCACGCCGTTGGCGCCCGATCGACGCTGATGTCGGGCAGCGGTTCGGCGGTTTTCGGTGTCTTTGATCATGGCGACCAGGCACGTGAAGCGGCCACACAAATCTCCCGTTCCCATCCCGAATGGCGGGTCAGGCAAGGACGAACGTTCACTATTCATCCATTTGACCGGGAATGGCAATCCGGTATATAA
- a CDS encoding SUMF1/EgtB/PvdO family nonheme iron enzyme: MRQPSIISCALFALFSLPQSRKIDLRALLSMTLLLGGCVVPDPSQDIAGQSLSTLGSWLGEPAILATAQKSQGTRDYPDGVRYEGEFKDGQRHGKGIQTWPDGARYEGTFSNDKRHGRGLFTWPTQARYEGEFVDGKRHGQGVYSWPNGARYEGTYLDGQRHGTGILSHPPDAQGMIKRERQVWNMDQRTFTSPMESIRKEDRAEIGQAVATSIPTPTLSPSFSTSPVPNPELDRKETLRSNQTTGSATVPRGQEGSSVGKGSGTEKLPQWTDPETGITLVQVPRGCFLMGSDTWDENEKPPHEVCLDSFWIGAHEITQKQWRLVMNWMPEQSIQDDRLPVGNVSWQDVEQFFQELNKRSGVSMRLPTEAQWEFACTGGGVDQRHCGSGAITDLAWVEENSDNRPHAPGERAPNRFGLHDMSGNLWEWVADWYDADAYRYASRDNPDGPVMGKTRVYRGGGWLSRGDSVRATLRYDMDPKRSYHLLGFRPAATRVLEVH; encoded by the coding sequence ATGCGACAACCCTCGATCATTTCCTGCGCGCTGTTTGCCCTTTTTTCCTTGCCGCAGTCCCGGAAAATTGACCTGCGAGCGCTTCTGTCGATGACGCTGCTGCTTGGGGGATGCGTGGTTCCCGATCCCAGCCAGGATATCGCCGGTCAATCCCTCTCGACCCTGGGCTCCTGGCTCGGCGAGCCGGCGATCCTGGCCACTGCCCAAAAATCCCAGGGCACCAGGGATTATCCCGATGGTGTCCGTTATGAAGGGGAATTCAAGGATGGACAGCGTCATGGCAAGGGGATTCAAACCTGGCCCGACGGCGCCCGTTACGAGGGGACGTTCAGCAATGACAAGCGCCATGGCCGGGGTCTCTTCACTTGGCCGACCCAGGCGCGTTACGAAGGAGAATTCGTCGATGGCAAACGCCATGGCCAGGGCGTCTACTCCTGGCCCAACGGCGCCCGCTACGAAGGGACTTACCTCGACGGACAACGCCATGGCACGGGCATTCTTTCCCATCCGCCCGATGCCCAGGGAATGATCAAAAGAGAGCGGCAGGTCTGGAACATGGATCAACGGACCTTCACCAGTCCCATGGAATCGATTCGCAAGGAAGATCGCGCCGAAATCGGACAAGCGGTCGCGACCTCCATTCCGACCCCAACTCTTTCCCCTTCCTTTTCCACGTCTCCGGTCCCCAACCCGGAGCTTGACCGAAAAGAAACGCTCCGTTCCAACCAGACGACCGGTTCCGCCACTGTTCCTCGGGGACAGGAAGGTTCCTCGGTTGGCAAAGGGAGTGGCACGGAAAAACTTCCCCAATGGACCGATCCGGAAACGGGGATCACCCTGGTTCAGGTGCCACGCGGATGCTTTCTCATGGGAAGCGACACATGGGACGAAAATGAAAAGCCTCCACATGAAGTCTGCCTCGATTCCTTTTGGATTGGAGCCCATGAAATCACGCAGAAACAGTGGCGTCTGGTCATGAACTGGATGCCGGAACAATCGATTCAGGACGATCGGCTCCCCGTGGGCAATGTCTCATGGCAGGATGTCGAACAATTTTTTCAGGAGCTGAACAAACGATCCGGGGTTTCGATGCGTCTGCCTACCGAGGCGCAATGGGAATTTGCCTGTACCGGTGGTGGTGTGGACCAACGTCATTGTGGCAGTGGCGCAATCACCGACCTGGCCTGGGTCGAGGAGAATTCCGACAACCGACCGCATGCCCCCGGAGAACGCGCCCCCAACCGTTTTGGACTGCACGACATGAGCGGCAATCTATGGGAATGGGTTGCGGATTGGTATGACGCGGATGCTTATCGCTATGCGTCGCGAGACAACCCCGATGGACCCGTGATGGGCAAGACCCGTGTCTATCGTGGTGGTGGATGGTTGAGTCGTGGTGATTCGGTCCGGGCAACCTTGCGTTATGACATGGATCCGAAACGGTCCTATCACCTGTTGGGTTTCAGACCTGCGGCAACCCGGGTCCTGGAGGTCCATTGA